ATGCCGGGGATGCTGTCGACGCCTTGGGCGATGGCCAAGGCCAAATCGCGCGTTGCGCCGTGACGGCTGTAATAGAGTACGAGAATGTCTTTCATAAGGCCGGGTCGTGAGCGGCTTATTATAGGGGCAGGCCGCCGTGCCCGCCGCCGCGTGCCGCCGTGCGTGCCGCGTGCGCGGCTATCGAATGAAAAAAAGGAGAACCATTCGTGCGGACGCTCAGCTCCGAACTGGATACGCTCAAACGTTTGGCGCGCTTCGCCGCGAAGCGTAGCAGCGAAGATCGCATCGCCCAAGTGGCCGGCAGCCTGACGTTTACGACGATGCTCGCGATCGTGCCGCTCGCGACGGTCGCGTTCGCCTTGTTCACGGCGTTTCCGATCTTTGCGAAATTCCAGGCCTCGCTGCAAATGTTTCTCGCGCAGCACCTGATGCCGGATCAGATCAACAACCAAATCTTCAAATATTTGAACCAGTTCGCGTCGAAGGCGAAAGGGCTGACGACCGCGGGCATGATCGTACTGTTCGTCACGTCGGTCATGACGATGATGACGGTGGAGTCGGCGTTCAACGTCATCTGGCGAGTGGCGAAACCGCGTCCGTTCGCACAACGCGTGCTCGTCTATTGGGCCATCGTCACGCTCGGCCCGCTGCTGATCGGCGTGAGCTTGTCGATTTCGTCGTATTTATTTGCGCGCTCGAGCATGCTCTCGGCCGGCCACGTGCCGCTGCTGCTCGAGTGGGCGTTGACGGGCGCGGCATTGCCGCTCACCGCGCTCGCGTTCGCACTGCTTTACGTTTATCTGCCCAATTGTTCGGTGCAATGGCGCGATGCCGCTGTGGGCGGGCTGTTGGCGGCCGTCGCATTCGAACTCGCCAAACGTGGCTTCGGTTTCTACGTGCGCCGCATGCCGACCTATACCGCCGTGTACGGCGCCTTCGCGCTGGTGCCGATGTTCCTGCTGTGGGTGTATCTGTGCTGGTTCATCACGCTCGCGGGCGCGACGTTCGTTTCCGCGATGCCGGCGATTCGCGCGGGGCAGTTCCACCGGCGGCGCTATGCAGGCAGCGACCTGCTCGACGCACTCGAGATGCTCGTGCGTTTGGACGAAGCGCGTGACGCGGGCAGGCCGGGCCTGACGCCGATGGAACTCGCGCGTATGCTTCGCTGCGACATCGATACCGTCGTGCGGTTGCTCGGCAAGCTCAGCCGGCGCGAGTGGATCACGCGCCTGGCCGATGACGCCGTGCCGCGTTTCGTTTTGATCGCCAATCCGACGCAGGTCACGGTCGGTCGGCTGTTCGACATGTTCGTGATCGACCGGTCGGAGCTGGAGTATCAGTTGCGGCTCGATTCGACACGCGTTGACACAGCGATGCTGCTCGACGCACTGCACAATCCGAAGCTCGATCTGACCATCGCGACGCTGGTGGCCGCGCGCAGCGCTCGCGGTGCGATCGGCGGGACCGGCAAAGCCGCGCGTTCCCCATGGCCGCATCAGCCCGCGTGACCGACGATACCCAGCGATACCCAGCGATACCCAGCGGGTGCGGCGGCGTTCTGCCGTGGCCGCGTCGGCAGTTCCGCCTCGGCATAGCCGAAGCCGCCTCTTCAACTGCGCCTGCGCCGCTAGAGCGGGATCTTGCCGATGCAGATGTCCTTGAACATCGCCCAATCTCCCATCAGGCTGTAGATCGGGTGACGGAACGTGGCGGGCCGGTTCTTTTCGAAGAAAAAGTGGCCCACCCAGGCAAAACCGTAGCC
The sequence above is a segment of the Trinickia acidisoli genome. Coding sequences within it:
- a CDS encoding YihY family inner membrane protein; amino-acid sequence: MRTLSSELDTLKRLARFAAKRSSEDRIAQVAGSLTFTTMLAIVPLATVAFALFTAFPIFAKFQASLQMFLAQHLMPDQINNQIFKYLNQFASKAKGLTTAGMIVLFVTSVMTMMTVESAFNVIWRVAKPRPFAQRVLVYWAIVTLGPLLIGVSLSISSYLFARSSMLSAGHVPLLLEWALTGAALPLTALAFALLYVYLPNCSVQWRDAAVGGLLAAVAFELAKRGFGFYVRRMPTYTAVYGAFALVPMFLLWVYLCWFITLAGATFVSAMPAIRAGQFHRRRYAGSDLLDALEMLVRLDEARDAGRPGLTPMELARMLRCDIDTVVRLLGKLSRREWITRLADDAVPRFVLIANPTQVTVGRLFDMFVIDRSELEYQLRLDSTRVDTAMLLDALHNPKLDLTIATLVAARSARGAIGGTGKAARSPWPHQPA